A section of the Paramisgurnus dabryanus chromosome 4, PD_genome_1.1, whole genome shotgun sequence genome encodes:
- the LOC135736143 gene encoding uncharacterized protein produces the protein MEDYPIEDLLVPHPLDPSGNAAALEHEEPAGHILRSPAPMAARDYEEPILPVLPLPAPTTPLDNEEPIVPVLALPAPTTPLDNEEPIVPVLALPAPTSALDHEEPILQVLPLPAPVSHLDHERPIKRVLLLPPALPVAPHAVFAQKEAVMGTETDLIQNRVDVLVHDLIRVSGARVSAAFRYKVGMKLVQFAQTSEEACKLVRQAMFVKMMNLHRKQDWGKKLDNLHRFIRRFPSIFFIIEPHHILYGIEDHENPLLDALPPPAQLVAPMEDYPIEDLLVPDPLDPSGNAAALEHEEPAGHILRSPAPMAALDYEEPILPVLPLPVPDHEEPIVPLLPLPAPTSALDDEEPIMPVLPLPAPTSHLDHERPIMRVLSLAPALPVAPHAVCAQKEAVMGTETDLIQNRVDVLVHDLIRMSGARVSAAFRYKVGMKLVQFAQTSEEACKLVRQAMFVKMMNLHRKQDWGKKLDNLHRFIRRFPSIFFIIEPHHILYGIEDHENPLLDVLPPPAQLVAPMEDYPIKNRLVPDPVDPSVNAAALEQEEPAGHILHTPALMAARDYEEPILPVLPLPVPDHEEPLVPLLPLPAPTSALDDEEPIVPVLPLPAPTSALDHEQPILPVLPLPASTSALDHEEPIVPVLPLPASTSALDHEEPIMPVLPLPASTSALDHEEPIVPVLPLPASTSALDHEEPIMPVLPLPASTSALDHEEPIVPVLPLPASTSASDHEDPTFQVLPSPAPVASMVLLPPALPVAPHAQTPLHKRRACAAVKQKRSRLCSALPQHSHPPVWPSPTKPSMTSSHKRRAPHQLQPHNADPEEEMEVESSYVAQNPSPPVWPSAKPLPPQTSRSLCKRFAASTLQPHNVEPVEEMEVQSSYVAQNPSPPVWPSAKPLPPQTSTSLCKRFAASTLQTNNTNAVEEMEVQISYVAQNSPSRKRCASPTTQLNRTNAVKMEVMAKKPRLCLATHSTAPQLPSPHIASSSKFPPRQTPIPLKKSGMICMRRVFYPYNVGSIKARSQ, from the exons ATGGAGGACTATCCAATAGAAGATCTATTGGTACCTCATCCTTTGGACCCTTCAGGAAATGCGGCTGCTCTGGAACACGAGGAGCCTGCAGGGCACATCCTCCGCTCACCTGCTCCTATGGCTGCTCGGGACTATGAGGAGCCTATATTGCCAGTCCTCCCCTTACCTGCTCCTACTACTCCCCTAGACAATGAGGAACCTATTGTGCCGGTCCTCGCCTTACCTGCTCCTACTACTCCCCTGGACAATGAGGAACCTATTGTGCCGGTCCTCGCCTTACCTGCTCCTACTTCTGCTCTGGACCATGAGGAGCCTATTTTGCAGGTCCTCCCCCTTCCTGCTCCTGTTTCTCACCTGGACCATGAAAGGCCTATAAAGCGGGTCCTTCTTCTCCCTCCAGCCCTCCCTGTGGCTCCTCATGCAGTCTTCGCACAGAAG GAGGCTGTAATGGGCACGGAGACTGATTTGATCCAGAACCGGGTGGACGTGTTGGTTCACGATTTAATCCGAGTGTCTGGTGCACGTGTGTCTGCAGCCTTCCG GTATAAGGTTGGGATGAAACTAGTGCAGTTCGCCCAAACCTCAGAGGAGGCCTGTAAACTTGTGAGGCAGGCAATGTTTGTGAAGATGATGAATCTCCACCGGAAACAGGATTGGGGGAAAAAGTTGGACAACCTCCACAGGTTCATCAGGAG GTTTCCCTCCATATTTTTCATCATTGAACCCCATCATATTTTATACGGTATTGAGGATCACGAGAACCCTCTACTGGATGCTCTTCCCCCACCTGCTCAGCTTGTGGCTCCCATGGAGGACTATCCAATAGAAGATCTATTGGTACCTGATCCTTTGGACCCTTCAGGAAATGCGGCTGCTCTGGAACACGAGGAGCCTGCAGGGCACATCCTCCGCTCACCTGCTCCTATGGCTGCTCTGGACTATGAGGAGCCTATATTGCCAGTCCTCCCCTTACCTGTTCCGGACCATGAGGAGCCTATAGTGCCGCTCCTCCCCTTACCTGCTCCTACTTCTGCTCTGGACGATGAGGAGCCTATAATGCCGGTCCTCCCCCTTCCTGCACCTACTTCTCACCTGGACCATGAAAGGCCTATAATGCGAGTCCTTTCTCTCGCTCCTGCCCTTCCTGTGGCTCCTCATGCAGTCTGCGCACAGAAG GAGGCTGTCATGGGCACGGAGACTGATTTGATCCAGAACCGGGTGGACGTGTTGGTTCACGATTTAATCCGAATGTCTGGTGCACGTGTGTCTGCAGCCTTCCG GTATAAGGTTGGGATGAAACTAGTGCAGTTCGCCCAAACCTCAGAGGAGGCCTGCAAACTTGTGAGGCAGGCAATGTTTGTGAAGATGATGAATCTCCACCGGAAACAGGATTGGGGGAAAAAGTTGGACAACCTCCACAGGTTCATCAGGAG GTTCCCCTCCATATTCTTCATCATTGAACCCCATCATATTTTATACGGTATTGAGGATCACGAGAACCCTCTGCTGGATGTTCTTCCCCCACCTGCTCAGCTTGTGGCTCCCATGGAGGACTATCCAATAAAAAATCGATTGGTACCTGATCCTGTGGACCCTTCAGTAAATGCGGCTGCTCTGGAACAGGAGGAACCTGCAGGGCACATCCTCCACACACCTGCTCTTATGGCTGCTCGGGACTATGAGGAGCCTATATTGCCAGTCCTCCCATTACCTGTTCCGGACCATGAGGAGCCTCTAGTGCCGCTCCTCCCCTTACCTGCTCCTACTTCTGCTCTGGACGATGAGGAGCCTATAGTGCCGGTCCTTCCCTTACCTGCTCCTACTTCTGCTCTGGACCATGAGCAGCCTATTTTGCCGGTCCTCCCCTTACCTGCTTCTACTTCTGCTCTGGACCATGAGGAGCCTATAGTGCCGGTCCTCCCCTTACCTGCTTCTACTTCTGCTCTGGACCATGAGGAGCCTATAATGCCAGTTCTCCCCTTACCTGCTTCTACTTCTGCTCTGGACCATGAGGAGCCTATAGTGCCGGTCCTCCCCTTACCTGCTTCTACTTCTGCTCTGGACCATGAGGAGCCTATAATGCCAGTTCTCCCCTTACCTGCTTCTACTTCTGCTCTGGACCATGAGGAGCCTATAGTGCCAGTTCTCCCCTTACCTGCTTCTACTTCTGCTTCTGACCATGAGGATCCTACATTCCAGGTCCTTCCCTCACCTGCTCCTGTGGCTTCTATGGTCCTTCTCCCTCCAGCCCTCCCTGTGGCTCCTCATGCCCAGACTCCCTTGCACAAGCGTCGTGCATGTGCTGCAGTGAAACAAAAAAGGTCCAGATTGTGCTCTGCCCTACCTCA ACATTCACATCCTCCTGTCTGGCCCTCACCAACCAAGCCATCCATGACTTCCTCACACAAGCGTCGTGCTCCTCATCAACTACAG CCACATAATGCAGATCCAGAAGAGGAGATGGAAGTAGAAAGCAGTTATGTTGCTCA GAATCCATCTCCTCCTGTCTGGCCCTCAGCAAAGCCATTGCCTCCTCAGACCTCTAGATCTTTGTGCAAGCGTTTTGCTGCTTCAACCCTACAG CCACATAATGTAGAACCAGTAGAGGAGATGGAGGTTCAAAGCAGTTATGTGGCTCA GAATCCATCTCCTCCTGTCTGGCCCTCAGCAAAGCCATTGCCTCCTCAGACCTCTACATCTTTGTGCAAGCGTTTTGCTGCTTCAACCCTACAG ACAAATAATACAAACGCAGTAGAGGAGATGGAGGTTCAAATCAGTTATGTGGCTCA AAATTCTCCTTCACGCAAGCGTTGCGCTTCTCCTACCACACAG CTAAATAGGACGAATGCAGTTAAGATGGAGGTGATGGCAAAAAAACCCAGGTTGTGTTTGGCAACACACAGCACTGCACCTCA ACTTCCATCTCCTCACATCGCATCTTCTTCCAAGTTTCCACCCCGCCAGACTCCGATTCCCTTAAAAAAGAGTGGGATGATATGCATGAGACGAGTTTTTTATCCATACAATGTGGGTAGCATTAAAGCACGGTCACAGTGA